One Apostichopus japonicus isolate 1M-3 chromosome 7, ASM3797524v1, whole genome shotgun sequence genomic region harbors:
- the LOC139969660 gene encoding ADP-ribosyl cyclase/cyclic ADP-ribose hydrolase-like isoform X1 — protein sequence MTIYYMLVSMGTGKIGRFNGGLFVLLIFVQCCYSVAEYESLTKELFLKRCKEFDDRGGSNSCESLWTEFLRAFECPSTDCSYVSSHTKYENYVALMPPTTPKNKTMFFSGRTKDAAYNIGKNCVHKDTIQMTLLGHIFDEVSWCCSRNGHLDDICSQDKTCTDETAKLFWSQASHVYAENATGYTAVVLNGSSTRPPYPENSIFTNVEVPGLTSNVVSMTAILVYDMNDRGNFIQTWRCNSQGSRLSDLQVALTKKNIQYNCTDDLWFSSEECNSAIISTPFNTSLVVLMILLQQYTLWS from the exons ATGACTATATACTATATGTTAGTCAGTATGGGAACCGGCAAAATCGGACGTTTTAATGGCGGTCTATTTGTACTGCTTATATTTGTACAATGCTGTTACTCTGTAGCAGAGTATGAATCTCTGACTAAGGAGTTATTTCTTAAGAGGTGCAAAGAATTTGATGACCGTGGAGGAAG TAACAGCTGTGAATCTCTTTGGACGGAATTCTTGAGAGCCTTTGAATGTCCATCTACGGACTGTTCATACGTCAGCAgtcacacaaaatatgaaaactatgTGGCACTTATGCCGCCCACGACTCCAAAGAACAAG ACCATGTTTTTCTCTGGTCGGACCAAAGATGCTGCCTATAATATTGGCAAAAACTGTGTTCATAAGGACACTATACAGATGACGCTATTGGGTCATATCTTTGATGAGGTCAGCTGGTGTTGTTCTCGGAATGGTCATTTAGATGATATTTGCAGTCAAGATAAAACCTGTACGGATGAGACTGCCAAGCTTTTCTGGAGCCAGGCATCTCACGTG TATGCAGAAAATGCGACCGGTTATACAGCTGTAGTTTTAAATGGATCATCCACTCGGCCACCATATCCAGAAAACAG TATTTTCACAAACGTTGAAGTGCCCGGTCTGACCTCCAACGTTGTATCCATGACTGCAATTCTCGTCTACGACATGAACGACCGCGGAAATTTCATACAAAC ttGGAGGTGTAATTCTCAAGGAAGCCGTCTTTCAGATCTTCAAGTTGCGCTGACAAAGAAGAACATACAATACAATTGTACTGATGATCTTTG GTTCTCTAGTGAAGAATGCAACAGCGCCATCATTTCAACACCATTCAACACTTCTTTGGTAGTATTGATGATATTACTACAGCAGTACACACTGTGGAGTTAA
- the LOC139969660 gene encoding ADP-ribosyl cyclase/cyclic ADP-ribose hydrolase-like isoform X2 codes for MTIYYMLVSMGTGKIGRFNGGLFVLLIFVQCCYSVAEYESLTKELFLKRCKEFDDRGGSCESLWTEFLRAFECPSTDCSYVSSHTKYENYVALMPPTTPKNKTMFFSGRTKDAAYNIGKNCVHKDTIQMTLLGHIFDEVSWCCSRNGHLDDICSQDKTCTDETAKLFWSQASHVYAENATGYTAVVLNGSSTRPPYPENSIFTNVEVPGLTSNVVSMTAILVYDMNDRGNFIQTWRCNSQGSRLSDLQVALTKKNIQYNCTDDLWFSSEECNSAIISTPFNTSLVVLMILLQQYTLWS; via the exons ATGACTATATACTATATGTTAGTCAGTATGGGAACCGGCAAAATCGGACGTTTTAATGGCGGTCTATTTGTACTGCTTATATTTGTACAATGCTGTTACTCTGTAGCAGAGTATGAATCTCTGACTAAGGAGTTATTTCTTAAGAGGTGCAAAGAATTTGATGACCGTGGAGGAAG CTGTGAATCTCTTTGGACGGAATTCTTGAGAGCCTTTGAATGTCCATCTACGGACTGTTCATACGTCAGCAgtcacacaaaatatgaaaactatgTGGCACTTATGCCGCCCACGACTCCAAAGAACAAG ACCATGTTTTTCTCTGGTCGGACCAAAGATGCTGCCTATAATATTGGCAAAAACTGTGTTCATAAGGACACTATACAGATGACGCTATTGGGTCATATCTTTGATGAGGTCAGCTGGTGTTGTTCTCGGAATGGTCATTTAGATGATATTTGCAGTCAAGATAAAACCTGTACGGATGAGACTGCCAAGCTTTTCTGGAGCCAGGCATCTCACGTG TATGCAGAAAATGCGACCGGTTATACAGCTGTAGTTTTAAATGGATCATCCACTCGGCCACCATATCCAGAAAACAG TATTTTCACAAACGTTGAAGTGCCCGGTCTGACCTCCAACGTTGTATCCATGACTGCAATTCTCGTCTACGACATGAACGACCGCGGAAATTTCATACAAAC ttGGAGGTGTAATTCTCAAGGAAGCCGTCTTTCAGATCTTCAAGTTGCGCTGACAAAGAAGAACATACAATACAATTGTACTGATGATCTTTG GTTCTCTAGTGAAGAATGCAACAGCGCCATCATTTCAACACCATTCAACACTTCTTTGGTAGTATTGATGATATTACTACAGCAGTACACACTGTGGAGTTAA